The following coding sequences lie in one Arabidopsis thaliana chromosome 3, partial sequence genomic window:
- a CDS encoding D-aminoacid aminotransferase-like PLP-dependent enzymes superfamily protein, giving the protein MSNCRFLYHNGVVLEAPPVTTFLESHTGAYTTTRTINNGTSFLFWERHMKRLSSSIRILLKSNPELLFSSGSSPRFWMNQPVPGSSIYDRVNGSMSEALKSVVVKESERLYGEELAVTVLVTGNVEKLNRLDVGNNWDFLDVWLHIGAYSPLGPLGVGENAASLALVGRGRDVAAAKYSDWVRLRKPLEKFRPPLTTELLLSNDGDHLLEGCITNFFVVCRRVKSSENLYGGSLSEFEVQTAPITDGVLAGVIRDLVIE; this is encoded by the exons atGTCGAATTGCAGATTTCTCTACCACAACGGTGTCGTTTTGGAGGCTCCTCCGGTCACTACCTTCCTTGAATCGCACACGG GTGCTTATACAACGACGAGAACGATAAACAATGGTACTAGTTTCTTGTTCTGGGAGAGACACATGAAGAGACTTTCTAGCTCGATTCGTATTCTTTTGAAGTCAAATCCCGAGCTTTTGTTCAGTTCTGGGTCATCACCGCGGTTTTGGATGAATCAACCAGTTCCTGGTTCGAGTATTTACGATCGAGTCAATGGCTCTATGAGCGAGGCCCTGAAGTCTGTTGTTGTCAAGGAAAGTGAAAGACTCTATGGAGAAGAATTAGCAGTAACTGTTCTTGTTACTGGTAATGTGGAGAAATTGAATAGGTTAGATGTTGGGAACAATTGGGATTTTCTAGATGTGTGGTTGCATATAGGTGCATACTCGCCTTTAGGCCCGTTAGGTGTTGGAGAAAATGCCGCGAGTTTGGCTTTGGTTGGTCGTGGACGAGATGTAGCTGCTGCTAAATACTCAGACTGGGTTAG GCTTAGGAAGCCTCTGGAGAAGTTTAGACCTCCTTTGACCACTGAACTTCTTTTGTCAAACGATGGTGATCATTTGCTTGAGGGCTGCATCACAAACTTTTTCGTAGTTTGCCGCAGG GTGAAGTCATCAGAGAATCTCTACGGCGGGAGTTTGAGCGAGTTTGAGGTGCAGACCGCGCCTATAACTGATGGTGTGCTAGCAGGAGTTATAAGAGACCTTGTCATCGAGTAA
- a CDS encoding D-aminoacid aminotransferase-like PLP-dependent enzymes superfamily protein has translation MKRLSSSIRILLKSNPELLFSSGSSPRFWMNQPVPGSSIYDRVNGSMSEALKSVVVKESERLYGEELAVTVLVTGNVEKLNRLDVGNNWDFLDVWLHIGAYSPLGPLGVGENAASLALVGRGRDVAAAKYSDWVRLRKPLEKFRPPLTTELLLSNDGDHLLEGCITNFFVVCRRVKSSENLYGGSLSEFEVQTAPITDGVLAGVIRDLVIEVCLSEGIPYRERAPSWSERELWEEAFITSSLRILQHVGTIKVPVGSMEGLACNKPEEIQWKEKRFKERPGMITELIKKAIMERGIKEGFPLKAF, from the exons ATGAAGAGACTTTCTAGCTCGATTCGTATTCTTTTGAAGTCAAATCCCGAGCTTTTGTTCAGTTCTGGGTCATCACCGCGGTTTTGGATGAATCAACCAGTTCCTGGTTCGAGTATTTACGATCGAGTCAATGGCTCTATGAGCGAGGCCCTGAAGTCTGTTGTTGTCAAGGAAAGTGAAAGACTCTATGGAGAAGAATTAGCAGTAACTGTTCTTGTTACTGGTAATGTGGAGAAATTGAATAGGTTAGATGTTGGGAACAATTGGGATTTTCTAGATGTGTGGTTGCATATAGGTGCATACTCGCCTTTAGGCCCGTTAGGTGTTGGAGAAAATGCCGCGAGTTTGGCTTTGGTTGGTCGTGGACGAGATGTAGCTGCTGCTAAATACTCAGACTGGGTTAG GCTTAGGAAGCCTCTGGAGAAGTTTAGACCTCCTTTGACCACTGAACTTCTTTTGTCAAACGATGGTGATCATTTGCTTGAGGGCTGCATCACAAACTTTTTCGTAGTTTGCCGCAGG GTGAAGTCATCAGAGAATCTCTACGGCGGGAGTTTGAGCGAGTTTGAGGTGCAGACCGCGCCTATAACTGATGGTGTGCTAGCAGGAGTTATAAGAGACCTTGTCATCGA AGTGTGTTTAAGCGAGGGGATTCCATACCGCGAGAGAGCACCTTCGTGGTCTGAGCGTGAGCTTTGGGAAGAAGCCTTCATTACAA GTAGTCTGAGGATTTTGCAGCATGTAGGGACGATCAAAGTACCCGTTGGTTCAATGGAGGGATTGGCTTGTAACAAACCTGAGGAGATTCAATGGAAGGAGAAAAGGTTTAAGGAAAGACCTGGGATGATCACTGAATTAATCAAG AAAGCGATAATGGAGAGAGGTATTAAAGAAGGGTTCCCGTTGAAGGCCTTTTAG
- a CDS encoding D-aminoacid aminotransferase-like PLP-dependent enzymes superfamily protein, translating to MKRLSSSIRILLKSNPELLFSSGSSPRFWMNQPVPGSSIYDRVNGSMSEALKSVVVKESERLYGEELAVTVLVTGNVEKLNRLDVGNNWDFLDVWLHIGAYSPLGPLGVGENAASLALVGRGRDVAAAKYSDWVRLRKPLEKFRPPLTTELLLSNDGDHLLEGCITNFFVVCRRVKSSENLYGGSLSEFEVQTAPITDGVLAGVIRDLVIEVCLSEGIPYRERAPSWSERELWEEAFITSRSFHIHNLFFHLLAYILA from the exons ATGAAGAGACTTTCTAGCTCGATTCGTATTCTTTTGAAGTCAAATCCCGAGCTTTTGTTCAGTTCTGGGTCATCACCGCGGTTTTGGATGAATCAACCAGTTCCTGGTTCGAGTATTTACGATCGAGTCAATGGCTCTATGAGCGAGGCCCTGAAGTCTGTTGTTGTCAAGGAAAGTGAAAGACTCTATGGAGAAGAATTAGCAGTAACTGTTCTTGTTACTGGTAATGTGGAGAAATTGAATAGGTTAGATGTTGGGAACAATTGGGATTTTCTAGATGTGTGGTTGCATATAGGTGCATACTCGCCTTTAGGCCCGTTAGGTGTTGGAGAAAATGCCGCGAGTTTGGCTTTGGTTGGTCGTGGACGAGATGTAGCTGCTGCTAAATACTCAGACTGGGTTAG GCTTAGGAAGCCTCTGGAGAAGTTTAGACCTCCTTTGACCACTGAACTTCTTTTGTCAAACGATGGTGATCATTTGCTTGAGGGCTGCATCACAAACTTTTTCGTAGTTTGCCGCAGG GTGAAGTCATCAGAGAATCTCTACGGCGGGAGTTTGAGCGAGTTTGAGGTGCAGACCGCGCCTATAACTGATGGTGTGCTAGCAGGAGTTATAAGAGACCTTGTCATCGA AGTGTGTTTAAGCGAGGGGATTCCATACCGCGAGAGAGCACCTTCGTGGTCTGAGCGTGAGCTTTGGGAAGAAGCCTTCATTACAAGTAGATCTTTCCATATCCATAAtctgttttttcatcttctcgcATATATATTGGCCTGA
- a CDS encoding Pentatricopeptide repeat (PPR) superfamily protein gives MRSLLVFRKIPSRIRLRNLRNNKPFCSQSQFPKESENPSQEQRLLVYGSTSEENPVTSKVSLLSAKPEQKDDASVIDVLLNRRNNPEAALRFYNWARPWRGSFEDGDVFWVLIHILVSSPETYGRASDLLIRYVSTSNPTPMASVLVSKLVDSAKSFGFEVNSRAFNYLLNAYSKDRQTDHAVDIVNQMLELDVIPFFPYVNRTLSALVQRNSLTEAKELYSRMVAIGVDGDNVTTQLLMRASLREEKPAEALEVLSRAIERGAEPDSLLYSLAVQACCKTLDLAMANSLLREMKEKKLCVPSQETYTSVILASVKQGNMDDAIRLKDEMLSDGISMNVVAATSLITGHCKNNDLVSALVLFDKMEKEGPSPNSVTFSVLIEWFRKNGEMEKALEFYKKMEVLGLTPSVFHVHTIIQGWLKGQKHEEALKLFDESFETGLANVFVCNTILSWLCKQGKTDEATELLSKMESRGIGPNVVSYNNVMLGHCRQKNMDLARIVFSNILEKGLKPNNYTYSILIDGCFRNHDEQNALEVVNHMTSSNIEVNGVVYQTIINGLCKVGQTSKARELLANMIEEKRLCVSCMSYNSIIDGFFKEGEMDSAVAAYEEMCGNGISPNVITYTSLMNGLCKNNRMDQALEMRDEMKNKGVKLDIPAYGALIDGFCKRSNMESASALFSELLEEGLNPSQPIYNSLISGFRNLGNMVAALDLYKKMLKDGLRCDLGTYTTLIDGLLKDGNLILASELYTEMQAVGLVPDEIIYTVIVNGLSKKGQFVKVVKMFEEMKKNNVTPNVLIYNAVIAGHYREGNLDEAFRLHDEMLDKGILPDGATFDILVSGQVGNLQPVRAASL, from the coding sequence ATGAGATCTTTATTGGTTTTTAGAAAAATCCCTTCACGGATTCGTCTTCGTAACTTGAGAAACAATAAACCCTTTTGTTCACAGTCTCAGTTTCCCAAAGAATCTGAGAATCCAAGTCAAGAGCAGAGACTACTAGTTTACGGATCCACTTCTGAAGAAAACCCAGTTACCTCCAAAGTGAGTCTTTTGTCTGCGAAGCCTGAACAGAAGGACGATGCATCTGTAATCGATGTTCTTCTCAATCGCAGGAACAACCCAGAAGCTGCTCTTCGTTTCTATAATTGGGCTAGACCATGGCGTGGAAGTTTTGAAGATGGTGACGTCTTCTGGGTACTCATTCATATTCTGGTCAGTTCTCCTGAGACCTATGGACGTGCAAGTGATTTGCTCATACGGTACGTTTCTACGAGCAATCCAACTCCAATGGCAAGTGTTTTGGTCAGTAAATTGGTGGATTCGGCGAAATCATTTGGGTTTGAAGTCAATTCACGAGCTTTTAATTACTTATTGAATGCTTATTCTAAAGATAGGCAAACGGATCATGCGGTGGATATCGTCAACCAGATGTTGGAACTAGATGTGATTCCATTTTTTCCATATGTGAATAGGACCTTGAGTGCTTTAGTTCAAAGGAATTCGTTAACTGAAGCTAAGGAACTCTACAGTAGGATGGTTGCCATTGGTGTTGATGGTGATAATGTAACAACGCAATTGTTAATGAGAGCTagtttgagagaagaaaagcctGCGGAGGCTTTGGAGGTTTTAAGTAGAGCTATTGAGAGAGGAGCAGAACCGGATAGTTTACTGTATAGTCTTGCTGTTCAGGCTTGTTGCAAGACGCTTGATTTGGCTATGGCTAATAGTTTATTGAGagagatgaaggagaagaagttgtGTGTCCCGTCGCAGGAAACTTATACTTCTGTGATTTTGGCTTCTGTGAAGCAAGGTAATATGGATGATGCAATTAGATTGAAGGATGAGATGTTGAGTGATGGGATATCGATGAATGTAGTTGCTGCGACGAGTCTGATCACGGGACACTGCAAGAACAATGACTTGGTTAgtgctttggttttgtttgataagaTGGAAAAGGAAGGCCCCTCTCCGAACAGCGTTACTTTTTCGGTTCTGATAGAATGGTTTCGTAAGAACGGGGAAATGGAAAAGGCGcttgaattttacaagaaaatggAAGTCTTAGGTCTTACTCCTTCTGTCTTTCATGTCCACACGATAATTCAAGGGTGGTTGAAAGGTCAGAAACATGAAGAGGCACTGAAACTCTTTGACGAGTCTTTTGAAACCGGTCTTGCAAACGTGTTTGTATGTAACACTATATTATCCTGGTTATGCAAGCAAGGTAAGACAGACGAAGCTACAGAGTTATTAAGCAAGATGGAAAGTAGAGGTATTGGACCGAATGTAGTTTCTTACAATAACGTGATGCTTGGCCACTGCAGACAGAAAAACATGGACTTGGCTCGtattgttttttcaaatatacTGGAAAAGGGTCTAAAGCCGAATAACTACACGTATTCCATTCTGATTGATGGATGTTTCAGGAATCATGATGAACAAAACGCTTTGGAAGTCGTCAATCATATGACTTCTTCCAATATTGAAGTCAACGGGGTTGTATACCAAACAATTATCAATGGTTTATGCAAAGTTGGTCAGACATCCAAAGCAAGAGAATTGTTGGCAAATATGATCGAAGAAAAACGGTTATGTGTTAGTTGCATGAGTTACAATAGCATTATAGATGGATTTTTCAAAGAGGGTGAAATGGATTCTGCGGTTGCAGCATACGAAGAGATGTGTGGCAATGGTATTTCTCCAAACGTCATAACTTATACCAGCTTGATGAATGGGTTATGCAAAAATAACAGAATGGATCAAGCATTGGAAATGAGAGACGAAATGAAGAACAAAGGTGTCAAACTCGATATTCCAGCCTATGGTGCTCTTATCGATGGGTTCTGCAAAAGGAGTAACATGGAAAGCGCATCTGCTCTGTTCTCTGAACTCCTTGAAGAAGGATTGAATCCAAGCCAACCTATATACAACAGCTTGATTTCTGGATTTCGTAATCTGGGAAACATGGTAGCAGCCCTTGATTTGtacaagaaaatgttgaaagaCGGTCTACGATGTGATCTGGGTACATATACAACACTGATTGATGGATTGTTGAAAGATGGAAATTTGATCCTGGCCTCTGAGTTGTACACAGAAATGCAGGCGGTGGGTCTTGTCCCTGATGAAATCATTTACACAGTAATTGTAAACGGTCTTAGCAAGAAGGGGCAGTTTGTAAAAGTGGTTAAGATGTTtgaggagatgaagaagaataatgtCACTCCGAATGTCCTTATCTACAACGCGGTGATTGCCGGACATTATAGAGAAGGAAATCTCGATGAGGCTTTTAGACTTCACGATGAGATGCTTGACAAGGGTATTTTACCCGATGGTGCTACATTTGATATTCTAGTTAGTGGGCAAGTCGGAAACCTCCAACCTGTACGTGCAGCAAGTTTGTAG
- a CDS encoding D-aminoacid aminotransferase-like PLP-dependent enzymes superfamily protein (D-aminoacid aminotransferase-like PLP-dependent enzymes superfamily protein; FUNCTIONS IN: catalytic activity; INVOLVED IN: metabolic process; LOCATED IN: cellular_component unknown; EXPRESSED IN: 22 plant structures; EXPRESSED DURING: 13 growth stages; CONTAINS InterPro DOMAIN/s: Aminotransferase, class IV (InterPro:IPR001544); Has 125 Blast hits to 125 proteins in 56 species: Archae - 2; Bacteria - 46; Metazoa - 0; Fungi - 0; Plants - 48; Viruses - 0; Other Eukaryotes - 29 (source: NCBI BLink).), whose protein sequence is MSNCRFLYHNGVVLEAPPVTTFLESHTGAYTTTRTINNGTSFLFWERHMKRLSSSIRILLKSNPELLFSSGSSPRFWMNQPVPGSSIYDRVNGSMSEALKSVVVKESERLYGEELAVTVLVTGNVEKLNRLDVGNNWDFLDVWLHIGAYSPLGPLGVGENAASLALVGRGRDVAAAKYSDWVRLRKPLEKFRPPLTTELLLSNDGDHLLEGCITNFFVVCRRVKSSENLYGGSLSEFEVQTAPITDGVLAGVIRDLVIEVCLSEGIPYRERAPSWSERELWEEAFITSSLRILQHVGTIKVPVGSMEGLACNKPEEIQWKEKRFKERPGMITELIKKAIMERGIKEGFPLKAF, encoded by the exons atGTCGAATTGCAGATTTCTCTACCACAACGGTGTCGTTTTGGAGGCTCCTCCGGTCACTACCTTCCTTGAATCGCACACGG GTGCTTATACAACGACGAGAACGATAAACAATGGTACTAGTTTCTTGTTCTGGGAGAGACACATGAAGAGACTTTCTAGCTCGATTCGTATTCTTTTGAAGTCAAATCCCGAGCTTTTGTTCAGTTCTGGGTCATCACCGCGGTTTTGGATGAATCAACCAGTTCCTGGTTCGAGTATTTACGATCGAGTCAATGGCTCTATGAGCGAGGCCCTGAAGTCTGTTGTTGTCAAGGAAAGTGAAAGACTCTATGGAGAAGAATTAGCAGTAACTGTTCTTGTTACTGGTAATGTGGAGAAATTGAATAGGTTAGATGTTGGGAACAATTGGGATTTTCTAGATGTGTGGTTGCATATAGGTGCATACTCGCCTTTAGGCCCGTTAGGTGTTGGAGAAAATGCCGCGAGTTTGGCTTTGGTTGGTCGTGGACGAGATGTAGCTGCTGCTAAATACTCAGACTGGGTTAG GCTTAGGAAGCCTCTGGAGAAGTTTAGACCTCCTTTGACCACTGAACTTCTTTTGTCAAACGATGGTGATCATTTGCTTGAGGGCTGCATCACAAACTTTTTCGTAGTTTGCCGCAGG GTGAAGTCATCAGAGAATCTCTACGGCGGGAGTTTGAGCGAGTTTGAGGTGCAGACCGCGCCTATAACTGATGGTGTGCTAGCAGGAGTTATAAGAGACCTTGTCATCGA AGTGTGTTTAAGCGAGGGGATTCCATACCGCGAGAGAGCACCTTCGTGGTCTGAGCGTGAGCTTTGGGAAGAAGCCTTCATTACAA GTAGTCTGAGGATTTTGCAGCATGTAGGGACGATCAAAGTACCCGTTGGTTCAATGGAGGGATTGGCTTGTAACAAACCTGAGGAGATTCAATGGAAGGAGAAAAGGTTTAAGGAAAGACCTGGGATGATCACTGAATTAATCAAG AAAGCGATAATGGAGAGAGGTATTAAAGAAGGGTTCCCGTTGAAGGCCTTTTAG
- a CDS encoding D-aminoacid aminotransferase-like PLP-dependent enzymes superfamily protein (D-aminoacid aminotransferase-like PLP-dependent enzymes superfamily protein; FUNCTIONS IN: catalytic activity; INVOLVED IN: metabolic process; LOCATED IN: cellular_component unknown; EXPRESSED IN: 22 plant structures; EXPRESSED DURING: 13 growth stages; CONTAINS InterPro DOMAIN/s: Aminotransferase, class IV (InterPro:IPR001544); Has 35333 Blast hits to 34131 proteins in 2444 species: Archae - 798; Bacteria - 22429; Metazoa - 974; Fungi - 991; Plants - 531; Viruses - 0; Other Eukaryotes - 9610 (source: NCBI BLink).): protein MSNCRFLYHNGVVLEAPPVTTFLESHTGAYTTTRTINNGTSFLFWERHMKRLSSSIRILLKSNPELLFSSGSSPRFWMNQPVPGSSIYDRVNGSMSEALKSVVVKESERLYGEELAVTVLVTGNVEKLNRLDVGNNWDFLDVWLHIGAYSPLGPLGVGENAASLALVGRGRDVAAAKYSDWVRLRKPLEKFRPPLTTELLLSNDGDHLLEGCITNFFVVCRRVKSSENLYGGSLSEFEVQTAPITDGVLAGVIRDLVIEVCLSEGIPYRERAPSWSERELWEEAFITTCRDDQSTRWFNGGIGL from the exons atGTCGAATTGCAGATTTCTCTACCACAACGGTGTCGTTTTGGAGGCTCCTCCGGTCACTACCTTCCTTGAATCGCACACGG GTGCTTATACAACGACGAGAACGATAAACAATGGTACTAGTTTCTTGTTCTGGGAGAGACACATGAAGAGACTTTCTAGCTCGATTCGTATTCTTTTGAAGTCAAATCCCGAGCTTTTGTTCAGTTCTGGGTCATCACCGCGGTTTTGGATGAATCAACCAGTTCCTGGTTCGAGTATTTACGATCGAGTCAATGGCTCTATGAGCGAGGCCCTGAAGTCTGTTGTTGTCAAGGAAAGTGAAAGACTCTATGGAGAAGAATTAGCAGTAACTGTTCTTGTTACTGGTAATGTGGAGAAATTGAATAGGTTAGATGTTGGGAACAATTGGGATTTTCTAGATGTGTGGTTGCATATAGGTGCATACTCGCCTTTAGGCCCGTTAGGTGTTGGAGAAAATGCCGCGAGTTTGGCTTTGGTTGGTCGTGGACGAGATGTAGCTGCTGCTAAATACTCAGACTGGGTTAG GCTTAGGAAGCCTCTGGAGAAGTTTAGACCTCCTTTGACCACTGAACTTCTTTTGTCAAACGATGGTGATCATTTGCTTGAGGGCTGCATCACAAACTTTTTCGTAGTTTGCCGCAGG GTGAAGTCATCAGAGAATCTCTACGGCGGGAGTTTGAGCGAGTTTGAGGTGCAGACCGCGCCTATAACTGATGGTGTGCTAGCAGGAGTTATAAGAGACCTTGTCATCGA AGTGTGTTTAAGCGAGGGGATTCCATACCGCGAGAGAGCACCTTCGTGGTCTGAGCGTGAGCTTTGGGAAGAAGCCTTCATTACAA CATGTAGGGACGATCAAAGTACCCGTTGGTTCAATGGAGGGATTGGCTTGTAA
- a CDS encoding D-aminoacid aminotransferase-like PLP-dependent enzymes superfamily protein yields MSNCRFLYHNGVVLEAPPVTTFLESHTGAYTTTRTINNGTSFLFWERHMKRLSSSIRILLKSNPELLFSSGSSPRFWMNQPVPGSSIYDRVNGSMSEALKSVVVKESERLYGEELAVTVLVTGNVEKLNRLDVGNNWDFLDVWLHIGAYSPLGPLGVGENAASLALVGRGRDVAAAKYSDWVRLRKPLEKFRPPLTTELLLSNDGDHLLEGCITNFFVVCRRVKSSENLYGGSLSEFEVQTAPITDGVLAGVIRDLVIEVCLSEGIPYRERAPSWSERELWEEAFITSRSFHIHNLFFHLLAYILA; encoded by the exons atGTCGAATTGCAGATTTCTCTACCACAACGGTGTCGTTTTGGAGGCTCCTCCGGTCACTACCTTCCTTGAATCGCACACGG GTGCTTATACAACGACGAGAACGATAAACAATGGTACTAGTTTCTTGTTCTGGGAGAGACACATGAAGAGACTTTCTAGCTCGATTCGTATTCTTTTGAAGTCAAATCCCGAGCTTTTGTTCAGTTCTGGGTCATCACCGCGGTTTTGGATGAATCAACCAGTTCCTGGTTCGAGTATTTACGATCGAGTCAATGGCTCTATGAGCGAGGCCCTGAAGTCTGTTGTTGTCAAGGAAAGTGAAAGACTCTATGGAGAAGAATTAGCAGTAACTGTTCTTGTTACTGGTAATGTGGAGAAATTGAATAGGTTAGATGTTGGGAACAATTGGGATTTTCTAGATGTGTGGTTGCATATAGGTGCATACTCGCCTTTAGGCCCGTTAGGTGTTGGAGAAAATGCCGCGAGTTTGGCTTTGGTTGGTCGTGGACGAGATGTAGCTGCTGCTAAATACTCAGACTGGGTTAG GCTTAGGAAGCCTCTGGAGAAGTTTAGACCTCCTTTGACCACTGAACTTCTTTTGTCAAACGATGGTGATCATTTGCTTGAGGGCTGCATCACAAACTTTTTCGTAGTTTGCCGCAGG GTGAAGTCATCAGAGAATCTCTACGGCGGGAGTTTGAGCGAGTTTGAGGTGCAGACCGCGCCTATAACTGATGGTGTGCTAGCAGGAGTTATAAGAGACCTTGTCATCGA AGTGTGTTTAAGCGAGGGGATTCCATACCGCGAGAGAGCACCTTCGTGGTCTGAGCGTGAGCTTTGGGAAGAAGCCTTCATTACAAGTAGATCTTTCCATATCCATAAtctgttttttcatcttctcgcATATATATTGGCCTGA